In Terriglobia bacterium, the following are encoded in one genomic region:
- a CDS encoding ABC transporter permease, whose protein sequence is MLASIRAFVWRVIHLARRSESESSFDKELEFHLQMEMEQNLRQGMSREEARRQALIALGGLEQSKEACRETCAIRWAAEFRRDLGYGWRMMRKSPRFTAIAVLTLALGIGANSAIFSAVYGILLRPLPYRDSSSLVTIRREQVAIYVAYAELNAIRQQCNTLEHIATYELGRLPLGAGKTPTQVSAAHVSADFFPLVGTRPLIGRPILAEDIQAGNDHVAVLSYRLWMDEFGGDPGIVGRDISVNHVPYSVLGVMPREFGAGIYLSYLAGKYDGSAVGMWVPQVSSPAEGSKGGYSIIIARLKKAATLAQLNAQLQPLSARFAESYPKAYVKRAGPELMNLSAKSLDLGIDPNVRTGLWILEGAVGFVLLMACVNVTSLLVARSWTRQRELAIRKALGASRPRILRQLMAESLLLALAGGALGLFLSLWGVRLLRALAPPNTPRVDLIHLNGSVLWFTMGISLLVAVLVGLAPALQASSRRMGATLRGVLGDSFAGIAMRRPYRLRSALVIMEVLLAVIVVVGGALMGRSFYRLMSTDIGLDSNHVLTMKARFPDLACSSTDGATKCRMAGQEMLHEIRSLPGVQRAALSLGGPFSGPYATFRYPGSGPVGLYVEGREGDQLPAKQVIIGGSVTQGYFATLGIRLLKGRDFEPGDERSQVAIVSQSFARKYIAEDPLGKRFSVRMDKDGRHQWMEVVGVVNAVRNRALKESPMPEYYTPFAPEGSQWDIIVQTSGNPMPLVPVITRVIQAADKDAPVTHIETVDQILADSSVEPRFQTALVGSFAVLGLILAIVGIYGVISYSVVQRTHEIGVRLALGAQRADVLRMILREGMRLAVSGIAIGTVGALALTRVLRGMLFEVKPNDPATFAGAAMFLTIAALAACYLPARRATRVDPMLALRNE, encoded by the coding sequence ATGCTGGCATCGATTCGTGCTTTTGTGTGGCGTGTGATTCACCTTGCGCGACGTTCAGAATCAGAGTCCTCGTTTGACAAGGAATTGGAATTCCACCTGCAGATGGAGATGGAACAAAACCTTCGTCAGGGGATGAGTCGCGAGGAAGCCCGGCGCCAGGCACTCATTGCCTTGGGTGGCCTAGAGCAGTCGAAGGAAGCATGCCGGGAAACGTGCGCAATCCGATGGGCAGCTGAGTTCAGGCGGGACCTCGGTTACGGCTGGCGCATGATGCGCAAATCGCCTAGGTTCACCGCCATCGCTGTCCTGACCCTGGCGCTCGGCATTGGCGCCAATTCGGCGATTTTTAGCGCGGTATATGGAATCCTCCTGCGGCCGCTGCCTTATCGGGACTCCTCAAGCCTGGTGACGATACGGCGGGAACAGGTGGCTATATATGTAGCCTACGCGGAGCTGAACGCCATCCGGCAGCAATGTAACACGCTGGAGCACATCGCGACCTACGAACTAGGCCGCCTGCCCCTTGGAGCAGGCAAGACGCCGACGCAGGTCTCGGCTGCACACGTTTCCGCCGATTTCTTCCCGCTCGTGGGAACCAGGCCCCTGATCGGAAGGCCCATCCTTGCCGAAGACATTCAGGCCGGGAATGACCACGTGGCGGTCCTGAGCTACCGTCTCTGGATGGACGAGTTCGGCGGCGACCCTGGTATTGTCGGGCGCGACATTTCCGTCAATCATGTGCCGTATTCCGTCCTCGGCGTAATGCCGAGAGAATTCGGCGCCGGCATCTATCTGTCCTATCTGGCCGGGAAATACGACGGGAGTGCCGTCGGCATGTGGGTGCCCCAGGTTTCGTCTCCGGCGGAAGGGTCAAAAGGAGGATACTCGATCATCATTGCGCGGCTCAAAAAGGCTGCGACCCTTGCCCAACTCAATGCTCAGCTCCAACCGCTCTCCGCCCGTTTTGCGGAGTCCTATCCGAAGGCTTATGTCAAACGTGCGGGTCCGGAACTGATGAACCTGTCTGCCAAGAGTCTTGATCTGGGAATCGATCCAAACGTGCGCACCGGCCTGTGGATTCTCGAGGGCGCGGTGGGATTCGTGCTATTGATGGCCTGCGTAAACGTGACTTCGCTGTTGGTGGCGCGGTCATGGACGCGCCAGCGCGAACTAGCAATTCGAAAGGCGCTCGGCGCGTCCCGCCCGCGCATCTTGAGGCAACTCATGGCGGAGAGCCTCCTGCTCGCGCTGGCGGGCGGCGCACTGGGCCTGTTTCTTTCCCTGTGGGGAGTTCGGCTGCTGCGCGCCCTGGCCCCGCCGAATACTCCGCGGGTGGATCTCATCCACCTGAACGGCAGCGTGCTCTGGTTCACAATGGGGATCTCGCTGCTGGTGGCAGTTCTGGTCGGCCTGGCACCGGCCTTACAAGCATCGTCCCGGCGCATGGGAGCCACGCTGAGAGGCGTCCTGGGTGATTCGTTTGCCGGAATTGCGATGAGGCGGCCGTATCGCCTCCGAAGCGCGCTCGTGATCATGGAGGTGCTGCTGGCGGTCATTGTCGTGGTGGGGGGAGCGCTGATGGGGCGCAGCTTCTATCGGCTCATGAGCACGGACATCGGCCTAGACTCGAACCACGTTCTCACCATGAAGGCGAGGTTTCCTGATTTGGCGTGCAGCAGCACGGACGGGGCGACGAAGTGCCGGATGGCGGGCCAGGAGATGCTCCATGAGATCCGATCGCTTCCGGGAGTACAGCGCGCGGCGCTCTCCCTGGGCGGGCCGTTCAGCGGACCTTACGCCACATTTCGCTACCCCGGTTCAGGCCCCGTCGGCCTGTACGTCGAGGGCCGGGAGGGTGATCAACTGCCGGCCAAGCAGGTGATAATCGGCGGTTCCGTTACTCAAGGCTATTTCGCCACCCTCGGAATCCGCCTACTGAAGGGGCGTGATTTTGAACCGGGAGACGAGAGGTCGCAGGTGGCCATCGTTAGCCAGAGTTTTGCCCGCAAATATATTGCCGAGGATCCGCTCGGGAAGCGATTCAGCGTCAGGATGGACAAGGACGGACGGCACCAATGGATGGAAGTCGTCGGTGTCGTAAATGCCGTCCGCAACCGCGCCCTGAAGGAATCGCCGATGCCGGAGTACTACACCCCGTTCGCACCCGAAGGCAGTCAGTGGGACATTATCGTTCAGACATCCGGAAACCCAATGCCCCTGGTCCCGGTGATAACGCGCGTGATTCAGGCTGCGGACAAGGACGCGCCGGTTACTCACATCGAAACCGTGGATCAGATCCTGGCAGATTCCTCGGTGGAGCCGAGATTCCAGACGGCGCTCGTGGGATCGTTTGCCGTCCTGGGATTGATCCTGGCGATCGTCGGCATCTACGGCGTGATCTCCTACTCCGTCGTCCAGCGGACACATGAAATTGGCGTGCGTTTGGCGCTCGGCGCGCAGCGGGCAGACGTCCTCCGCATGATTCTGAGAGAAGGGATGCGGCTCGCCGTTTCCGGCATCGCCATCGGCACGGTTGGCGCTCTCGCCTTGACACGCGTTCTGCGCGGCATGCTCTTCGAAGTCAAGCCGAACGATCCGGCGACGTTTGCAGGAGCGGCGATGTTCTTAACGATCGCCGCCCTTGCTGCGTGCTACCTGCCCGCGCGGCGGGCCACTCGCGTAGATCCCATGCTCGCGTTGCGAAACGAGTAG
- a CDS encoding ABC transporter permease has protein sequence MLASIRAFLWRVIHLNRRTKSEATLANELEFHLQMEVEKNLRQGMSPEEARRQALIALGGLEQTKEEYRDTRRIRLLDELQQDLRYTVRILRRNPSFTIVAIITLALGIGANTAIFSVVNAVILRPLPYKDPGSLVMIWQKDIRRGTNQRVSYFNFSDWRAARSNFEDIAAYSSGGFVFDQSGTKEIIPGATVSGTFFTTLGINAALGRTILASDEQNGAAPVAVISDQFWRDRFGSDPSVVGRGLQLNGKSYTVAGVLSPDFRPVLPGLTRPEYAFQQPQLWVPIAPEMRSLSNAASWLQVVARIMPGVPFDRAYTEMVLIASRLAQENRGPVGVAKSGVTVVPLREEIVGNIEGPMKLLLGAVGLVLLITCANVANLFFARALGREREFAVRAVVGAGRMRLLKQQLTESGVLALVAGVLSFLAVRWGIDLIVAACPETIPRVLEVNVDFRVFAFAMGLSILTSVLFGLAPALRAWRLDLNSTLKWAHGNRGKPHSRYRNALMISEIALALVLATGAGLLINSFVRLISVDPGFQRKNLLIFQLSLGQGPEGSPLAYEDILRRINALPQVVSSCVVSSLPLTGVAGSSSLRTKGLLEQEPPAGLGDTIEDLDDARVSPDYFRTMGLEILKGRTFVESERDWPAELIVSESLARMLWPGENPIGKRLHLGPRSLPWVPVVGVVRDVRQHGLQQPPRLTLYRLHRGSSYFSLIVQTRSDSARLIPEMRSRILSVDKTALIQRVQRVEDILWESVDQPRFYSTLVGLFAVMGTLLAAVGVYGVVSFSVGLRTCEIGIRVALGARPSEIVRMILAQVMTSAFLGLATGLLLSLALTRFLASLLFGIGPHDAPTLIAVTMIIALVTALAGFFPAMRATNTDPIASLRNE, from the coding sequence ATGCTGGCATCCATTCGAGCGTTCCTGTGGCGGGTTATTCATCTCAATCGCCGGACCAAATCAGAGGCTACTCTTGCGAACGAGCTGGAGTTTCATCTGCAGATGGAGGTCGAAAAAAATCTGCGTCAGGGCATGAGTCCCGAAGAAGCCAGGCGGCAAGCGCTTATCGCTTTGGGTGGCTTGGAGCAAACGAAGGAGGAATATCGCGACACCCGCCGAATCCGCTTACTGGATGAACTCCAACAGGATCTGCGTTACACAGTCCGCATATTGCGAAGAAATCCGAGCTTCACGATAGTGGCTATCATCACGCTGGCGTTGGGAATTGGAGCCAACACCGCAATTTTCAGTGTGGTCAATGCAGTTATTTTGCGGCCGCTGCCTTATAAAGATCCCGGCTCACTCGTCATGATTTGGCAGAAGGACATCCGGCGCGGCACGAATCAGCGGGTTTCCTATTTCAACTTCTCCGATTGGCGGGCGGCAAGATCGAACTTTGAGGATATCGCTGCCTACAGTTCCGGAGGTTTCGTCTTCGACCAGTCGGGCACCAAAGAGATCATTCCGGGAGCCACCGTCTCGGGCACCTTTTTCACGACGCTTGGTATCAATGCCGCCCTTGGTAGAACCATCCTTGCTTCAGACGAGCAAAATGGCGCGGCACCCGTGGCTGTCATCAGCGATCAATTTTGGAGGGATCGCTTCGGATCGGATCCTTCCGTCGTCGGACGCGGACTCCAACTGAACGGGAAGAGCTATACAGTGGCAGGCGTTTTGTCGCCTGATTTTAGGCCAGTACTCCCTGGGCTTACACGGCCGGAGTATGCATTTCAGCAACCTCAACTTTGGGTTCCAATAGCTCCAGAGATGAGATCGCTCAGCAACGCAGCCAGCTGGCTGCAGGTAGTCGCGCGAATAATGCCTGGAGTGCCTTTCGACCGGGCTTACACTGAAATGGTTTTGATCGCGAGCCGGCTGGCACAGGAAAATCGCGGGCCCGTCGGAGTAGCGAAATCAGGCGTCACGGTTGTGCCGCTGCGGGAAGAAATCGTCGGTAATATTGAGGGCCCGATGAAGCTATTGCTTGGAGCAGTCGGGCTTGTGCTCTTAATCACCTGCGCCAACGTCGCAAATCTGTTTTTCGCCCGGGCGCTTGGTCGAGAAAGGGAATTTGCAGTCCGAGCCGTGGTCGGCGCCGGCCGCATGCGTCTTCTGAAGCAGCAGTTGACTGAAAGCGGAGTTCTTGCCCTGGTTGCCGGCGTGCTCAGCTTCCTGGCAGTGAGGTGGGGCATCGACCTGATTGTCGCCGCATGTCCGGAAACGATTCCGCGCGTCCTCGAAGTCAATGTTGATTTCCGAGTATTCGCGTTCGCCATGGGCTTATCCATTTTGACAAGTGTTCTTTTCGGGCTCGCTCCCGCGCTGCGCGCCTGGCGGCTCGATCTCAATTCGACCTTGAAGTGGGCACATGGGAATAGAGGAAAACCGCATAGCCGATACCGCAATGCGCTCATGATTTCCGAGATAGCCCTGGCGCTCGTCCTAGCGACTGGGGCCGGCCTGTTGATCAACAGTTTCGTGAGGCTAATAAGCGTTGATCCGGGATTTCAGCGGAAAAACCTGCTCATATTCCAGCTCTCGCTTGGTCAAGGGCCGGAGGGCTCGCCATTGGCTTACGAAGACATCTTGCGCCGCATTAATGCTCTTCCCCAAGTGGTGTCTTCATGCGTAGTCAGCTCGTTGCCGTTGACCGGCGTAGCAGGCTCTTCTTCGTTGCGCACGAAGGGTTTGTTAGAACAGGAACCTCCGGCGGGTCTAGGGGATACTATTGAAGACCTTGACGATGCACGCGTGAGCCCAGACTACTTCCGGACCATGGGCCTTGAGATTTTGAAAGGCAGGACGTTTGTAGAATCTGAGCGCGATTGGCCGGCTGAGTTGATTGTGAGCGAGTCGCTTGCTCGCATGCTCTGGCCCGGGGAAAATCCGATCGGCAAGCGGCTCCATTTGGGTCCTCGTTCCCTTCCTTGGGTTCCGGTTGTCGGCGTTGTGCGGGACGTGAGACAGCATGGGTTGCAGCAACCGCCGCGTCTCACCCTTTACCGGCTGCATCGAGGAAGCAGCTACTTTTCACTGATAGTACAAACCCGGTCGGATTCGGCCAGGCTGATCCCGGAAATGCGTAGTCGAATTCTGTCTGTTGACAAAACAGCGCTGATCCAGCGGGTCCAGCGCGTGGAAGATATCCTTTGGGAATCAGTGGATCAACCCCGTTTCTATTCCACCCTGGTTGGGCTCTTTGCAGTGATGGGAACCCTGCTGGCGGCAGTCGGTGTGTATGGGGTGGTCTCATTTTCTGTCGGCCTCAGGACCTGCGAGATAGGGATTCGGGTTGCCCTTGGAGCGCGTCCATCGGAAATCGTCCGGATGATTTTGGCGCAAGTAATGACATCGGCGTTTCTCGGCTTGGCCACCGGCCTGCTGTTATCCCTGGCGTTGACGCGATTCCTTGCGAGCCTTCTTTTTGGTATCGGCCCGCACGACGCACCGACCCTGATCGCTGTTACCATGATAATAGCTTTGGTGACTGCGCTGGCTGGTTTTTTCCCTGCCATGCGCGCCACCAACACGGATCCGATAGCCTCGCTACGGAATGAATGA
- a CDS encoding PadR family transcriptional regulator encodes MTQPKSEVLQGTLDLLVLKTLETIGPMHGWGISRRIQQVSDDALQLTQGTIYPALLRLEQRGWIAAEWGISDQNRKARFYSITKAGRKQLRAETESWERMMAIINRVLEGA; translated from the coding sequence ATGACGCAACCTAAATCCGAAGTATTGCAGGGCACTCTCGACCTCCTCGTACTCAAGACCTTGGAAACCATAGGACCGATGCACGGCTGGGGCATATCGCGTCGCATTCAGCAGGTGTCCGACGATGCCCTTCAACTGACCCAGGGCACCATTTATCCCGCACTACTGCGCCTTGAACAACGCGGCTGGATCGCGGCGGAGTGGGGAATATCCGACCAGAACCGCAAGGCGCGGTTCTATTCCATCACCAAGGCGGGGCGCAAACAGCTCCGCGCGGAAACGGAGAGCTGGGAGCGCATGATGGCAATCATCAACAGGGTACTTGAGGGCGCGTAG